A genome region from Clupea harengus chromosome 7, Ch_v2.0.2, whole genome shotgun sequence includes the following:
- the ggt5a gene encoding gamma-glutamyltransferase 5a, producing MAKPTLKLCMCLCLVLNSIVIIGVLCVALLTHQGCSDEDFGKAAVAADSEMCSKIGRDTLRRGGSAVDGAIATLVCTSIIHPQSMGIGGGSIFTIREKDGKVKIINSRETVPKGFNSKLMTMCPKSFQLMSGNDWIGVPGEIRGYEEAHRRYGRLPWASLFEPTIKMAREGFPLPPVLARFLTVLDKDKTLPVRNLFVDRDGNLLKEGDTLRFEKLADTLEIIAEKGADAFYTGDIARDLISDIQEAGGKLSLEDLSLFSVQVLDAWKVPLGDYDMYIPPPPAGGAVLSFILNTMRGYKPTPASLEGQQKTLTFQRYVETSKFANALRRFLSDPRFRSSKEALAATQEEFAERTRAMIQDSQTHDAQYYNVTPSLDSMGTTHVSVLAEDGMAVSITSTINHIFGSRVFSPKTGIILNNELSDFCGKASSIQAGEQPPSSMSPAILYSKSKKHTMVVGGSGGSMIITGMALTIMNHLWMGKSLKDAISAPVVFVDSKNALNFEPNFDKGVEENLKALGHVVEQRKMFYNVINAVSKKDGCITAVSDERKLGKAAGY from the exons ATGGCAAAGCCTACGTTGAAGTTGTGCATGTGCTTATGCTTGGTGTTAAACAGCATAGTTATTATCGGCGTTTTGTGCGTGGCTCTCTTGACTCACCAAGGATGTTCAGACGAGGATTTTGGAAAAGCTGCGGTGGCGGCCGACTCGGAGATGTGTTCGAAGATCGGGCG GGACACACTGAGGCGGGGCGGCTCGGCGGTAGATGGCGCTATTGCTACCCTGGTGTGCACGTCCATCATTCACCCGCAGAGTATGGGCATCGGTGGAGGTTCAATCTTTACCATCCGTGAAAAGGACG GAAAAGTGAAAATCATTAATTCTCGTGAGACTGTTCCTAAAGGTTTCAACAGTAAACTGATGACGATGTGCCCAAAGTCCTTCCAGCTAATGTCCG GGAACGATTGGATTGGAGTTCCTGGAGAGATCCGGGGCTATGAGGAGGCCCACAGGCGCTATGGGAGGCTGCCCTGGGCCAGTCTTTTTGAGCCCACCATCAAGATGGCCAGGGAGGGCTTCCCTCTTCCCCCTGTTCTGGCTCGCTTCTTAACGGTGTTAGACAAGGACAAGACACTGCCAGTACG GAACTTATTTGTTGACAGAGACGGGAACCTGCTGAAGGAAGGAGACACGCTGCGATTTGAGAAACTGGCGGATACTCTGGAGATCATTGCAGAAAAAGGGGCGGATGCATTCTACACGGGGGACATAGCAAGAGACTTGATCAGTGACATCCAGGAAGCAG GTGGGAAGTTGTCCCTGGAGGATTTGAGCTTGTTCAGTGTCCAGGTGTTGGACGCTTGGAAAGTGCCGCTGGGAGACTACGACATGTAtatcccaccaccaccagctgGAGGTGCTGTTCTGAGCTTTATACTGAACACCATGCGAG GTTACAAACCGACACCAGCATCTCTTGAAGGGCAGCAGAAGACTCTTACGTTTCAGCGCTACGTGGAGACATCCAAATTTGCCAATGCACTGAGGAGGTTCCTCAGTGATCCAAGATTCAGATCTTCCAAG GAAGCATTGGCAGCAACCCAGGAAGAGTTTGCCGAGAGAACAAGAGCAATGATTCAAGACAGCCAGACCCATGATGCCCAGTACTACAATGTGACTCCATCTCTGGACAGCATGGGTACCACTCATGTTTCAGTGCTGGCGGAGGATGGCATGGCTGTGTCCATCACCAGCACCATCAACCACAT ATTTGGGTCCAGAGTCTTCTCTCCCAAAACTGGCATCATCCTGAATAACGAGCTGTCGGATTTCTGTGGGAAAGCCAGCAGCATTCAGGCAG GGGAACAGCCCCCCTCCTCTATGTCTCCAGCCATCCTGTACTCCAAATCTAAGAAGCACACCATGGTAGTAGGGGGATCGGGGGGTAGCATGATCATCACCGGTATGGCTCTG ACGATAATGAACCATCTCTGGATGGGGAAGAGCCTAAAGGATGCCATTTCTGCTCCTGTGGTGTTTGTTGACTCCAAAAATGCACTGAACTTTGAGCCAAATTTTGACAAG GGTGTTGAGGAGAACCTTAAAGCTTTGGGTCACGTAGTGGAGCAGAGGAAGATGTTTTACAACGTGATTAATGCTGTGTCTAAAAAGGATGGATGCATCACTGCTGTGTCAGACGAGCGGAAACTAGGAAAAGCTGCTGGATATTAA